CATTACATCATCAACATTGTACATCAATTCATCATCTTCACCACTTTAAGAAACATACAGCAACAACAAAAACTACACTAATCAAAGCAATATGCTATATACTCATTTTTTCCTCCTTCTCCATACATAACAGTTTTCTCTCCAactctttcatttttttctccaGTTCCTGACTTCGCATcagttaaatttttttctaattcctGACTTCGCACCACATGATCTTCAATGTCTACACCTCCAACATCATCCACAGCACCCAATGCTTCAGATTCCATGGCCCTAATTTTTTTCAGGTGTTCATCAAGTCAGACAAAGTACCGGCAACACCGTTCTTTAACTTGGAGCAATTTTTTAGATAACGCCATAATTAGACACAGAACACTCTCATCCAACTACTATCAAAATAATCGCTCACCTTGAAGAATGGACACCCGAGAAACATCCTATTAGGATTAGATGCTGTTCTTGACTTGTAAAGAATGACATAAACGCCGCAGAAGCACTTCGGCGCAACCCCATCTCAATCACAACCTCCTGCAACAGCGCCTGAAGATCCATGTCCAGCTCTTGTGCATGAAGAACCCCCCTCACTCATCATGGACGATCGCACAAGCAGCGGCCATGACTTCCCCCTTGCATTTAGATGAAATAGGGCTCACTGGTGGAAACGGCGTCGTTTGGCACTTAAGGGACGAATTTGTCCACTAATATTTCCTCCCAATCCACCTCAGCAAGTGTAACGGCCACGTCATTCACTGCCCCTACATGTCAGCTGGCTCCGTTGCCGTTTTTGCCCCAAAACGGACAGAGAGGTTTAATTGTCGGCCGTTTTAGAACGTGGGGGATCgaaatgtattttccaatcttgagggacgaaaatgtccctgttttaaaaggtcagggacctatttgtcttttactctaaaatttaaatttgcaataaattaattcttgacattttagacaaaaaaataccgtgaacaacaaaaaaaattaattaaaacaaattaaggATGAGATGCTTAAATACATATTCAATTGATCTTTTGCTTAATTTAAAtaccaaaaattaaagaaaaaattcaatgttgattaagatttttttttaataaggtATTATTTTGGTCTTATCATTtggattcaattttaattttatttttaacatctttaatattttatttaaattttaaaatattttaaaaggatTCAATTTTATCTTTCCATTAAATTTAATATGAATATATAGCTAACAAATTGAATGGCGTAGACaacattaacaacaacaaaaaatttctTCTTATTTAACAATAGTATTAATTAAGTCATTTCTTCTTATTTCTTTatataaaagaaaacaaccaaaaaaattttataatactttttttatttttttatgcaaaaaatttcaaattttagcaATCAATTATTAACCTTCCAGAATCAAAGAAAACTTTTTTATATTAGAGATTGTTAGCGAAATAATTTTACTTCTGTATAgaaatcaaatattattaattcttTAATATTCTAATTGTTCGTGTCAAATTTAAAAGCAAAACAacgataaatttatttaaaattttttaacattaaaatagaatatttgaaatgttaaaattatattAGTATTTAATTCGAACGTTTGcactaaaataatactttactttttttattaataaaataagtaagctcacaaaaattttaagataaatcTATAGGTCAATGAGAAAAATGATGAAAGCATCAAATAAGTTTATGGAAAATTGAAATGTTGGATTTGTGGATTCTTGAAAAATTGTAATTCGCTATTTTGTCAGGGACCTAAAAATCTATCACTACAATTGTTCAAGGTCTTCTTTaatattttctttccttcttgtgGAAACATATAAATCAACTGTAAAATTTTCTCaaaaagttattttgtattttttatttttatagatttataaatcgaaaattttctcaaaattcaCCGTGTTAGACATATATATAACTATTAGTATTATCTTTTTCTATCAGCTTAAATTTTTGAGATGCATGATTTTATGACatgatatcaaaattttattttcaaaaagtcaaGAGTTCAAccccaaaaattgaaaaaaataataaatcaagcAATAAACTCAAAAGAAAAATTCTTGTTTTTGAGATGAGTGATTTAGTAACACACCAGTCTTATTATTTGTTTTGTAgttaattctataataaaaaaattttcgtaTAACAtgaaaaaatgtataataatttatttaaaaaattaataaaaattaaataatattttattattaaataattatctaattatttttaaaaaattctttattCTCTTCGGTAGACATAACAAAAACtttattaaaaaacaaatatGAAGAATACTTTTGTCCAAATAAAAAAGTGGACTGGTAAcattatatttattcaaatagACAAATATCACTACTATTGTAAATCTTGATTGCAtattaaaatactatttatacaccaaaataactacactaaaattaatcattatatatttatatatttatatatatatatataatttaatttatttttaatatatattttatattattgattaattttagttattaattttggtgTATACCTGATATAATTGTTTCGTATATACAATACAATCTTTTATAATAATGAGTTGATTCAAGATCTTAGTCCAGATAAACCTTTACAACCAGGAATATCACGCCACTCAATCTCACACTCTATTTCGCCGCACTCAACATTTTTCAATCTTAGTATCATATTTTGGACTATACAGCCATTGCGCCAAAAGCATGTGCTCTCTTCAGCAAGACAGTTAGTCTTATTTGGTTGAATTTTCTTTACCACACATCCATCTGGCAATCTCTCTAACCCCATCAAATAATAGCACCCAATATACGGCCTTAAGTCTATAAATGCATCTCCCATTTCATCGTCTGCAGTGAATGTGTCTTTGTCATAAACTTGCTGCAAAGCCAAACATATATAATAAACAGGGATCATTCATCGTTATACTAgtctcatcatatatatataaaattttcttGAATGTAACACATACCACAGTTATTGGAGTTGCAACATCCTTAACATAAAGAGTCAATTCTTCATTCCATTCTGGATTGATATTTTTGCGTATGAACGCAGTTTTCAACTTCTGCATATGtatcaaattaaataatcaatTTATTGCATTgcaataatattgtattatttaagaatgtatatttaatgagaaaaaaataattagattttgaCCTGTTCTTCCATTTTGACAACAACATAAGGGTCACTAGAAAAAGTATCGCGTTTTGCGAGATTAATGCCTCTTTTAATCCTAAGTTTGATAAGACCAAGTATATCTTCCATTGAAATACTCCTTGTTGTTGTAGACACCGACACTTAAAATCACCAGAGGGACAATAATTAAGAtcttgatgatgatgttgatggtgcTCCTCTTGTTATCTACCAAGAGATGATTTGAATTTGAGAATTTGACGTATATCTATCTCTAATATATAttaacattattaattaaaatcaagaaGAAAGTGATAACCTAAAACTAAACAAGAATATGTTGTACGGTTATAAATTACAATCTATTAAACAGAATTACCACCAGTTCAACAACTGAACCTAACTAAAAGAATGTGTAACATAATGTGCATACAATGTTGTTGGTTGTTCGATTTTTAACGATGTAAAACATTAACTTTAAAAGTTCCGTTATAGAGGTGAGACAAAATGGGTCCGTCGTTCCACAAATGGTTATTTTTCTGGTCGTGGCTTTCCCACAATGGAATACTGGTCCTTGTTAGCTTATGCA
This region of Arachis hypogaea cultivar Tifrunner chromosome 8, arahy.Tifrunner.gnm2.J5K5, whole genome shotgun sequence genomic DNA includes:
- the LOC112705317 gene encoding protein C2-DOMAIN ABA-RELATED 7-like yields the protein MEDILGLIKLRIKRGINLAKRDTFSSDPYVVVKMEEQKLKTAFIRKNINPEWNEELTLYVKDVATPITVQVYDKDTFTADDEMGDAFIDLRPYIGCYYLMGLERLPDGCVVKKIQPNKTNCLAEESTCFWRNGCIVQNMILRLKNVECGEIECEIEWRDIPGCKGLSGLRS